A genome region from Microbacterium terricola includes the following:
- a CDS encoding sugar ABC transporter ATP-binding protein, giving the protein MVEQVHPVVEVVGATVRFQAETALDGVDFRMFPGEVHSLMGENGAGKSTLIKAITGALRLDAGVIRLDGEVVRLATPHDALVAGISTVYQEIDLLPNLSVAENIWLGREPRRFGAIDWPRMRVTAHEVLADLGLDIDPASQLGAHSLAVQQLIAIARAISTDVRVLILDEPTSSLDLDEVAELFRVIRELRERGVAILFVSHFLDQVYEICDRVTVLRNGRLVGEYLTKELLRIDLVQKMLGRSVEALKTFPRTDATETEPDTQTLSARGVSVGRGIVDADVDVAEGEVLGVAGLLGSGRTELARALTGVDGLDSGIIRISGTELGGVRRAISLGVVYSSENRRTEGIISELSVRENITLALQAQRGILRRIRPSRQRELAASWVEALDVRPPDLDKPAGTLSGGNQQKVLLARLLALSPRVLVLDEPTRGIDVGAKVEIQNLVGELADNGLSVVFISAELEEVLRVGHRVAILRAGRIVDVLPAENLTVEAAMALVAQPEDEE; this is encoded by the coding sequence ATGGTCGAGCAGGTCCACCCGGTGGTCGAAGTCGTGGGAGCCACCGTGCGCTTCCAGGCCGAGACCGCGCTGGACGGCGTCGACTTCCGGATGTTCCCCGGCGAGGTGCACTCGCTCATGGGCGAGAACGGCGCGGGCAAGTCGACGCTCATCAAGGCGATCACCGGAGCGCTGCGGCTGGATGCGGGCGTCATCCGGCTCGACGGCGAGGTGGTGCGCCTGGCGACGCCGCACGACGCCCTGGTGGCCGGCATCAGCACGGTGTACCAGGAGATCGACCTCCTGCCCAACCTGTCGGTGGCGGAGAACATCTGGCTCGGCCGCGAGCCTCGGCGGTTCGGCGCGATCGACTGGCCGCGCATGCGGGTGACCGCGCACGAGGTGCTCGCCGATCTCGGCCTCGACATCGACCCCGCGTCGCAGCTCGGGGCGCATTCGCTCGCGGTGCAGCAGCTGATCGCGATCGCCCGCGCCATCTCGACCGATGTGCGCGTGCTCATCCTCGATGAGCCCACCTCGAGCCTCGACCTCGACGAGGTGGCGGAGCTCTTCCGCGTGATCCGCGAGCTGCGCGAGCGCGGTGTGGCGATCCTGTTCGTCTCGCACTTCCTCGACCAGGTATACGAGATCTGCGACCGCGTGACCGTCCTGCGCAACGGCCGCCTGGTGGGCGAGTACCTCACCAAGGAGCTGCTGCGGATCGATCTCGTGCAGAAGATGCTCGGCCGCAGCGTCGAGGCGCTGAAGACCTTCCCGCGCACGGACGCCACCGAGACCGAGCCGGACACGCAGACGCTCTCCGCCCGCGGTGTGAGCGTCGGCCGCGGAATCGTGGACGCCGACGTGGACGTGGCCGAGGGCGAGGTCCTCGGCGTGGCCGGCCTGCTGGGCTCGGGCCGCACCGAGCTCGCGCGGGCGCTGACCGGCGTCGATGGGCTGGACTCCGGCATCATCCGCATCTCCGGGACCGAGCTGGGCGGCGTGCGCAGGGCGATCTCGCTCGGCGTCGTCTACTCGTCGGAGAACCGCCGCACCGAGGGCATCATCAGCGAGCTCAGCGTCCGGGAGAACATCACCCTCGCCCTGCAGGCCCAGCGCGGCATCCTGCGCCGCATCCGGCCGTCGCGGCAGCGCGAGCTGGCCGCCAGCTGGGTCGAGGCGCTGGACGTGCGACCGCCCGACCTCGACAAGCCGGCCGGCACGCTCTCCGGCGGCAACCAGCAGAAGGTGCTCCTGGCGCGCCTGCTCGCCCTCTCGCCGCGGGTGCTCGTGCTCGACGAGCCGACCAGAGGCATCGACGTGGGAGCCAAGGTCGAGATCCAGAACCTCGTCGGCGAGCTGGCCGACAACGGCCTGTCGGTCGTGTTCATCTCCGCCGAGCTCGAAGAGGTGCTGCGCGTCGGGCACAGGGTCGCGATCCTGCGCGCCGGGCGCATCGTGGACGTGCTCCCCGCCGAGAATCTCACCGTCGAAGCGGCGATGGCCCTCGTGGCGCAGCCGGAAGACGAGGAGTGA
- a CDS encoding ABC transporter permease subunit has translation MSTLTATDSRSSALQQSLTRFRHRHASWIPVFAALVILIVMLVGAQLYFGNFLTPRVLSALLLDNAYLLILAVGMTFVILTGGIDLSVGAVMAFTGMLGASLLSTGLPSAIAIPVMLLVGAAMGLAVGVLVLFFDVQPFIASLAAMFAARGLAFMVSLSSIKVEDPAILWLQSTRLQGAPGGFYLTPTGIIALTVVLVGALVLHYTRFGRTIYAIGGNEQSARLMGLPVVRTKLFVYVVSGLCAGLAGVVFTAYTGASYPLNGIGTELDTIAAVVIGGTLLTGGSGFVVGSMIGVFVYGTIKTVISFLGADQSWTRISIGALLLVFVVVQRLIVARSSRR, from the coding sequence GTGAGCACGCTCACCGCGACCGACTCGCGCTCTTCCGCCCTGCAGCAGAGCCTCACGCGCTTCCGGCACCGCCACGCCTCGTGGATCCCGGTGTTCGCGGCGCTCGTCATCCTCATCGTGATGCTCGTGGGAGCGCAGCTCTACTTCGGCAACTTCCTCACTCCGCGCGTGCTGTCGGCGCTGCTGCTCGACAACGCGTACCTGCTGATCCTCGCCGTGGGCATGACCTTCGTCATCCTGACCGGCGGCATCGACCTCTCCGTCGGCGCGGTGATGGCCTTCACGGGGATGCTGGGGGCCAGCCTCCTGAGCACGGGTCTCCCGTCGGCGATCGCGATCCCGGTGATGCTGCTGGTCGGCGCGGCCATGGGGCTCGCGGTCGGCGTGCTCGTCCTGTTCTTCGACGTGCAGCCGTTCATCGCCTCGCTCGCGGCGATGTTCGCGGCACGCGGCCTCGCGTTCATGGTGAGCCTGTCCTCGATCAAGGTCGAGGATCCGGCGATCCTGTGGCTGCAGTCCACGCGGCTGCAGGGCGCGCCCGGCGGCTTCTACCTCACGCCCACGGGCATCATCGCGCTGACCGTCGTGCTCGTCGGGGCGCTCGTGCTGCACTACACGCGGTTCGGCCGCACGATCTACGCGATCGGCGGCAACGAGCAGTCGGCACGCCTCATGGGCCTGCCGGTCGTGCGCACGAAGCTGTTCGTCTACGTCGTCAGCGGACTCTGCGCCGGCCTCGCCGGCGTCGTCTTCACCGCCTACACGGGCGCGTCGTATCCGCTGAACGGCATCGGCACCGAGCTCGACACGATCGCGGCGGTCGTCATCGGCGGCACGCTCCTGACCGGCGGCAGCGGATTCGTGGTCGGCTCGATGATCGGCGTGTTCGTCTACGGCACCATCAAGACCGTGATCTCGTTCCTCGGCGCGGACCAGTCGTGGACCCGCATCTCGATCGGCGCGCTGCTGCTCGTCTTCGTCGTCGTGCAGCGGCTCATCGTCGCCAGATCCAGCCGACGATGA